One Leishmania major strain Friedlin complete genome, chromosome 29 DNA segment encodes these proteins:
- a CDS encoding conserved hypothetical protein (previous protein_id=AAZ09606.1) — MKLVVDELYRSRMLMAGVYVGLAISSTYGFSIFTEHLRNKYSFNQADITTISTVGNCCGYLVFFAGILFDFAGPKVLFPIAGFLGFLGFLLFGLAFDDIITSKSKEVALVQFCIFNAILYFGCPAMDVATLMPLMVNFPLERGYMVIIQKTFSGLGTSVLMAYFNGWFLNLDAKHASNYSGYAYFVGAQIFFCALLGCYLIDLAPYTPCQFQRNRLTEEQAAERKATLAVYGKQHASSRRLYIGCSVIGANLIFLAISSIVTGYVPTKKSGYLTISVIAVFLLALFSLMALPIQLLGRYPVIKKRHPHYPSLGYSDDVPEEAEAVRETELADIDEVEAAADAGDAAQQRSSVSREPTTVQNPTDRQRASGAGSANPADADAMAVAEGDETASGIQTYEEDETASPRKSNTVVEEEGAAPAPQTNVAGDPQYHQSFWRNLLTIDLWLFWVSFFGMWGTGTVMQMNAAQIYRSKNFGVYDQSRLSLYVALIGVGSAIGRIVSGTLDMWLIRRKTTSTNEILTTTFLPVGAVLLFASYLLFAVIPAEGLVLPFLLGSIGTGMGWGLGALSVRIVYANDIGKHYNFMFSSGFVSTIALNRFMFGGMFDKEASRLGTAPNCNQPSCVRNQMLILMAVNAMSTIAAILVHLRFRRFVRQERAKQAEAALALEAKNKSD, encoded by the coding sequence ATGAAGCTCGTTGTAGATGAGCTCTACCGGTCACGGATGCTGATGGCCGGCGTGTATGTGGGTCTTGCCATTAGCTCCACGTACGGTTTCAGCATCTTCACGGAGCACCTGCGGAACAAGTACAGCTTCAATCAGGCGGACATCACAACGATCAGCACCGTGGGCAACTGCTGCGGCTATCTTGTCTTCTTTGCCGGCATTTTGTTCGACTTTGCCGGGCCGAAGGTGCTGTTTCCGATTGCCGGCTTTCTGGGCTTTCTCGGCTTCCTTCTCTTTGGGCTCGCTTTCGACGATATCATCACGAGCAAGAGCAAAGAAGTGGCTCTCGTCCAGTTTTGCATCTTCAATGCCATCTTGTACTTCGGATGCCCAGCCATGGACGTGGCAACGTTGATGCCGCTCATGGTCAACTTTCCGCTGGAGCGCGGGTACATGGTGATTATCCAGAAGACCTTCTCTGGCCTTGGTACATCGGTCCTCATGGCGTACTTCAACGGCTGGTTCCTTAACCTGGACGCGAAGCATGCAAGCAACTACTCGGGCTACGCCTACTTTGTCGGCGCGCAGATATTTTTCTGCGCCTTGCTGGGCTGCTACCTTATTGACCTCGCCCCGTACACGCCGTGCCAGTTTCAGCGGAACCGCCTcactgaggagcaggccgcTGAGAGGAAAGCCACGTTGGCTGTCTACGGCAAGCAGCACGCCTCCTCCCGACGTCTGTACATTGGTTGCTCCGTGATCGGTGCCAACCTCATCTTTCTCGCCATCAGCTCGATCGTGACAGGTTACGTGCCCACCAAGAAGAGCGGCTACCTCACCATCTCTGTGATAGCGGTGTTTCTGCTAGCGCTCTTCTCCCTCATGGCGCTACCTATCCAGCTCCTCGGGCGCTACCCCGTCATCAAGAAGCGTCACCCCCACTACCCCAGCCTTGGCTACTCGGACGACGtgccggaggaggcggaggctgtCCGCGAGACCGAGCTTGCGGACATCGATGAGGTGGAGGCCGCGgctgatgccggcgacgccgcgcagcagcggagcagcgtcagcaggGAGCCGACGACCGTGCAGAACCCAACTGACAGGCAGCGTGCTAGCGGCGCAGGCAGCGCGAATCCGGCTGACGCTGAtgcgatggcggtggcagagGGTGATGAAACTGCCAGTGGGATACAAACctacgaggaggacgagacCGCAAGCCCGCGGAAGTCGAATACTGtggtggaggaagagggagccgctcctgcgccgcAGACGAACGTTGCCGGCGACCCACAATACCACCAATCGTTCTGGCGCAACCTCCTCACGATCGATCTGTGGCTCTTCTGGGTCAGCTTCTTCGGCATGTGGGGTACCGGCACCGTGATGCAGATGAACGCAGCGCAGATATACCGCAGTAAGAACTTCGGCGTGTATGATCAgtcccgcctctctctctatgtcGCCCTcatcggcgtcggcagcgccatTGGCCGTATCGTCAGCGGCACTCTCGACATGTGGCTCATTCGGCGCAAGACGACCTCCACGAACGAGATCTTGACGACCACCTTCCTTCCAGTtggtgcggtgctgctgttcgcCTCCTACCTCCTCTTCGCGGTGATCCCAGCGGAGGGTCTTGTCCTGCCCTTCCTGCTTGGCTCCATAGGCACCGGTATGGGCTGGGGCCTTGGTGCTCTGAGCGTGCGCATCGTCTACGCGAATGACATTGGCAAGCACTATAACTTCATGTTCTCCTCCGGCTTTGTCAGCACCATTGCCCTAAACCGCTTTATGTTTGGCGGCATGTTCGACAAGGAGGCCAGCCGCCTTGGCACAGCCCCAAACTGCAATCAGCCGTCTTGTGTGCGGAATCAGATGCTTATCCTCATGGCAGTGAACGCCATGTCCACAATAGCGGCCATCTTGGTGCACCTCCGCTTCCGCCGCTTCGTGCGCCAGGAGCGGGCGAAAcaggccgaggcggcgctggcgctggaggcgaagaacAAGAGCGACTGA